From the genome of Mixophyes fleayi isolate aMixFle1 chromosome 2, aMixFle1.hap1, whole genome shotgun sequence, one region includes:
- the DNAJC28 gene encoding dnaJ homolog subfamily C member 28 yields MKRTRILLARNLRYPLYTFAILRKSPWHQFPDLCLYSSYKHKRSIVDCYTLLNVPEGCSLDEVRDSYRTLAKKYHPDSGSTTANANMFMQVDEAYRDVLAHLERESKKGEVLDDDEKTSNYKVPQHRQYLNYEGVGYGTPSQRQRQYIQFRIDRATDQVLDFRKQKLEQQYAENAMVAKDIRQSKKVKITQAIERLVEDLIQESMAKGDFDNLSGKGKPLDKFSSSPHVDPMTHNLNRILIDNGFLPEWIVLQKEIRETIDKLRNELVVSRRKLGDPVNYAKETQWVEVCEHFKEDITQLNKKINDYNLVVPLLNRQMVHFNVAKEISRAEQACFSLQEEMQAVNKMEADKHMDDKQVNLKELVLRWILQLKKFKNLIK; encoded by the coding sequence ATGAAACGTACAAGAATCTTACTGGCTCGAAATTTAAGATATCCACTGTATACATTTGCTATCCTGAGAAAATCTCCATGGCATCAGTTCCCAGACCTCTGTTTATATTCAAGCTATAAGCACAAAAGGAGCATCGTGGACTGTTATACACTTTTGAATGTTCCTGAGGGTTGTTCATTAGATGAAGTCAGAGATTCCTATAGAACCTTAGCGAagaaatatcatccagatagtgGCTCCACCACTGCAAACGCTAACATGTTCATGCAGGTCGATGAAGCCTACAGAGATGTGCTGGCGCACTTGGAACGAGAGTCTAAGAAAGGAGAAGTTCTTGATGACGACGAGAAGACCTCAAACTATAAAGTACCACAGCACAGACAATACTTGAACTATGAAGGAGTTGGCTATGGGACGCCGAGTCAACGGCAGAGACAGTACATACAGTTTCGTATAGATCGGGCCACCGACCAAGTTTTAGATTTTCGGAAGCAGAAGCTAGAGCAACAGTATGCTGAGAACGCAATGGTGGCAAAAGATATAAGACAGAGCAAAAAGGTGAAAATAACTCAAGCCATTGAACGTTTGGTAGAAGACCTCATCCAGGAATCCATGGCGAAGGGAGATTTTGATAACCTCAGTGGCAAAGGAAAGCCTCTCGACAAGTTCTCATCTTCCCCACATGTTGATCCCATGACCCATAATCTCAACAGGATATTGATAGATAATGGGTTTTTACCCGAGTGGATTGTTCTGCAGAAAGAAATACGAGAAACTATTGATAAACTAAGAAACGAGCTGGTGGTCTCTCGTAGGAAACTAGGAGACCCCGTGAATTATGCAAAGGAAACCCAATGGGTGGAGGTTTGTGAGCATTTCAAAGAAGACATAACACAgctaaacaagaaaataaatgattataaccTTGTTGTACCCCTACTGAACAGGCAGATGGTTCATTTTAATGTGGCTAAAGAGATATCTCGAGCAGAGCAGGCCTGTTTCTCCTTGCAAGAAGAAATGCAGGCTGTAAATAAGATGGAAGCTGATAAGCACATGGACGATAAACAGGTCAACCTGAAGGAGTTAGTATTACGGTGGATATTGCAGctgaaaaagttcaaaaatctgattaaataa